Proteins from one Setaria italica strain Yugu1 chromosome V, Setaria_italica_v2.0, whole genome shotgun sequence genomic window:
- the LOC101762326 gene encoding abscisic acid receptor PYL5: MPYATTRTSPQQHSRITTNGRVVSMCPGHTEVPGEVARHHEHVVAAGQCCSVMVQTIAAPVDAVWSLVRRFDQPQEYKSFIRSCRLVDGDGTTVGSERELIVQSGLPANSSRDRLEILDDALRVISFKILGGEHRLSNYRSVTTVHEATSSDGPVAMVVESYVVDVPPGNTAQETCVFTNTIIRANLQNLERKVMGRLAMAAPHQNH; this comes from the coding sequence ATGCCGTACGCAACCACAAGGACGTCGCCGCAGCAGCATAGCCGTATCACCACCAACGGAAGGGTTGTGTCAATGTGCCCGGGGCACACGGAGGTGCCAGGAGAGGTGGCACGGCACCACGAGCATGTGGTAGCCGCAGGACAATGCTGCTCGGTCATGGTGCAGACAATTGCAGCACCAGTGGATGCGGTGTGGTCACTTGTGCGGCGCTTCGACCAACCACAAGAATACAAAAGCTTCATCAGGAGTTGTCGGCTCGTGGATGGTGACGGCACCACGGTGGGATCAGAGCGGGAGCTGATTGTCCAATCTGGACTGCCTGCCAACAGCAGCCGTGATCGGCTCGAGATCCTAGACGACGCACTGCGGGTGATCAGCTTCAAGATCCTAGGTGGCGAGCACCGCCTCTCCAACTACCGCTCGGTGACCACCGTACATGAGGCCACATCATCGGATGGGCCGGTTGCAATGGTGGTCGAGTCCTACGTGGTGGATGTACCACCGGGGAACACAGCCCAAGAGACATGCGTTTTCACGAACACTATCATTCGGGCCAACCTCCAGAACCTAGAACGCAAGGTTATGGGTCGGCTCGCAATGGCAGCGCCACACCAGAACCACTGA
- the LOC101762733 gene encoding selT-like protein codes for MDRVQLVLLGLPILLFCSDVVTLFAPLPPAAPKPDHQSGSTPDAFQPGDPSAADASAQAEPQVDVPGSGTTVDLKFCASCSYRGTAMTMKRMLETSFPGIHVVLENYPPPFPKRALSKAVPLLQVGAMATLMAGDQIFPRFGMVPPPWYYSLRANRFGTMASIWLFGNFAQSFLQSSGAFEVYCNGQLVFSKLSQQRFPSEIELQELIGNRILDPQELIGDRTPDSQELIGDTIPDSQDEENLEKDLVLDDEL; via the exons ATGGACCGCGTCCAGCTCGTGCTCCTGGgcctccccatcctcctcttctgctcCGACGTCGTTACCCTCttcgcgccgctgccgccggcggccccCAAACCCGACCACCAGTCGGGCTCGACCCCCGACGCCTTCCAGCCCGGCgacccctccgccgccgacgcttCTGCACAGGCG GAGCCGCAGGTGGATGTACCTGGCTCCGGTACCACCGTCGACTTGAAATTTTGCGCCTCCTGCTCGTACAG GGGGACTGCAATGACCATGAAGCGGATGCTGGAAACCTCATTTCCTGGGATTCATGTTGTGTTGGAAAATTATCCTCCACCATTCCCCAAACGTGCACTCAGCAAAGCTGTTCCTCTTCTTCAAGTTGGAGCCATGGCAACACTAATGGCTGGTGATCAAATCTTCCCTAGATTCGGAATGGTTCCGCCTCCATGGTACTACTCACTGCGTGCTAATAGATTTGGAACCATGGCATCAATCTGGCTGTTTGGCAATTTTGCTCAGTCATTTCTACAGAGTTCTGGTGCCTTTGAAGTTTATTGCAATGGACAATTG GTTTTCTCAAAACTGTCTCAGCAGAGGTTTCCCAGTGAGATTGAGCTACAGGAGCTCATCGGCAACAGGATACTGGATCCTCAGGAGCTCATTGGTGACAGGACACCGGATTCTCAGGAGCTCATTGGTGACACGATACCAGATTCTCAGGATGAGGAAAATCTGGAAAAAGATCTGGTCTTAGATGATGAACTCTAG